In Saccharomyces paradoxus chromosome IV, complete sequence, the DNA window CAGACTGATTACCATTTGATGAATGTTAAGCGTAATCTTCGGGGGCTGGGTATCCTTTCCGTCGAAGAATTTGATGAGCTGATTTCTAAGCAGCGTGACATTAAGtctgaagatgaaaattctGACAGCGAGCAAATTTCTAGTGACCATGAAGAAAGCGAGGAAGCCAGCGATCGAGATCCGGACCTACCAGTTAATAGCTATATGGAAAGTATAATCGAAAATGATTTGCAGAGATTAGGGATCCAAGAAGATGAATCAAATTTTGTTAGCCATATTAATACACAGTCGCCCTACATTTACTTCAAGTCGaagtttcttcaaaaggaTGAAGTCCTGGGGATTTATAAATCTGTGGTCAGTAAAAGATTTCTTTCCAAGCCACATGAAGCTTTGACTTTTTGGAATTCGCAAGAAAATCCAATGATGGCCATTTCAGCTCTTTTTATGGTAGGAGGTGGACATTTTGCGGGAGCAATTGTTTCTCATCAAAGACTCAATATCAAGGGGAACGCGCACAAGAAGGACGAAACCTTATTTGAACAAGCGGTCAATTTCTTAGAGCACAAGACGTTTCATAGATATACTACCAGAAGGAAGCAAGGTGGTTCCCAGTCAGCAATGGACAATGCAAAGGGAAAAGCTAATTCTGCCGGTTCAGCACTTCGTAGGTACAATGAAAGCGCTTTAAAAACAGATATACAGGGTGTATTGAGAGATTGGGAACCTTACCTCTCAAAATGTGATAACATTTTTATTCGAGCTCGTAATGTCAGtgatagaaaaatatttacagaTAATACTATTTTGAACAAGGATGATGAAAGGATAAAGAGCTTTCCTTTTACTACCAGCAGGCCCACTGTGTTGGAGTTGAAGAGGGCATGGTGTGAACTTTCCtatctgaaaattttaccTAGGCCTGAGCCCGTGGCAATAAAGGAAACAGTACAAAAGTTAGAACTGTCAAACAAAAAGGAGGgacttgaagaaaaacaagaacTATCACCGGAAGAGATCCAAACAGAAGAACTCATTTCTCTGGTGAAGAAAGGAAGGGCACCTTTATTGATATCctttataaaaaagaataagcTTGATGGAAACTTTCGGTTGAAGCCTGATAGTAAGTATTCTGTAACTCCAACCATGCTACATTACGCATCACAGCAAGGGATGAGACAAATGGTGTTAATACTGCTCTCAAATATCAAGTGCGATCCAACGATCAAAAACAGACTAGGAAGGACTGCGTGGGATTTGACTAGAAATGACGACGTAAAACACGCATTCCAAATTGCAAGGCACAATTTGGGTGAGTCATTCACTGATTGGGATGAATCTCATATTGGTCAGCCATTGAACAGAGAACAAGTTGAtgaaatcaatgaaaaaaaaaaagcgaCAGAGAATGaaagaacagaaaaattgattaaAATGGAATTAGAAGCAGCCAAAGAAAGACAAAGATCTATTAAAGATGCAGAAAGGGGACCAGGCAAAAAGTTGACCAATATTCCATCAGtccaacaacaaaatttgaattctttGACCGATGAACAGAGGCGTAGATTGATGAGAGAACAAAGGGCTAGAGCCGCAGAGAAGAGGATGAACAAGAGTACTGAGAAATAGCTCATATTCATCCTTTTAACGGTTTTTTCTTGGCACTTgcataaatttttttctcattcaTGGACGTAGTATTTGCATTTAATACtaataaatgaaaagtaatatcaaaatataGTACTtaaaatttatattttcataCATGaatgttgttgttttttttttttggacaATTTTTACTCTTTTACAGAACTATTGGTATTGGGACAGAAAAAATTCCCGATGGTAAAAATAACACTTGCGAtgaaaaaacataaaatacTACTACACAGCTTTTGACGCGTTTCCGAGAAACCTCTATATAGATCGTATACAGCTTACATGAAACTGGAGGTTAGAAAACTCTTTCGTCAACACAGAAGTTCAACCATTGCAAGCcttcttttattctttcagAAAGACTACCAATTGTCTTTATTGCATCACTTATAAATCCTACAAGAGATCTcacaaaaaattaaaacgCTcagaacgaaaaaaaatagaataaaAAAGCTTTCCGTAGTCATCAATTTATTTTACATAACACTagatataaagaaaagaagataatatttttatgtaaATATATTAAACTTAGTTTCTAGAGTTGATGATATCAACAAATTCTGGCTTCAAAGAAGCACCACCGACCAAGAAACCATCGACATCAGCCTTGTCCTTGAAGGTAACGGCGTTGCTACCGTTAGCGGAACCACCGTATAGGATTCTCAATTCGCTGGCAGCCTTGTCACCCAACTTGGAAGCCAAGAACTTTCTGATGGAAGCGTGAATGTCTTGAGCATCTTCTGGAGTAGCAGCCAAACCGCTACCAATGGCCCAGACTGGTTCGTAAGCGACAACGACGTTAGTCCAGTCCTTAACTTCTTCCAAGACAGCGTTCAATTGTCTTTCGACAACATCCAAAGTCTTACCggccttcttttcttccaaagtttCACCGATACACAAGATGACACCGACACCTTGACCTAGAGCGAACTTAGTTTTGTCAGCAACAAACTTGTCGTCTTCGTGGAAGTAAGATCTTCTTTCAGAGTGACCCAAAATAACCCACTTAGCACCAACATCCTTGATTTGGTCAACGGAGTTTTCACCAGTGAAAGCACCAGAAGCCTTCAAGTAGGCGTTTTGAGCACCGACAGTGACTTGTGGCTTCTTAACCAAAGAGACAGAGTAGTCCAAGTAGGTAGCTGGAGGACAGATAACAACTTCGACGTTTTCTGGGATAGAAGCAGTGTTCAATCtttcaacaatttcctTAATGGATTGTTTGGAACCGTTCAATTTAAAGTTACCACCGACAAAGAAAGTTCTGGCCATTTTTAGTTTATGtatgtattttttgtaGTTGTATATCtaagcaagaaaaaggaatagaaacaaaaaaagtaaaaagaatTGGTTCATAagtaaaagagaaaaatatctACATAAGAAAGGAAACGATAAATTTAGCAGATTCATTAAGCTCCTAAATTACGTTGCCCTTTATATTCTCTGTTACAGCAGCCGAGCCAAATGTATATAGGCTCCGTTGCATTAACGTGCGTAGCAAACCACCTGTCAGTTTCAACCGAGGTGGCATCCGAGAGAATTGTGTGATTGCTTTAATTAATTTCGGAGAATCTCACATGCTACTGAAGAATAAAAACTGGATGCCGGAACAGAGGTGTCCCGGTGTAGCGTCAATAGAGGAAGCCGAAAAGTCTTAGAACGGGTAATCCACCGCACCCTGATGGTTTCCTAGGTGGCCTCTCGAAAGAAGTAAGTAGGGTGATGCCGCTGAAGTGACTGAATGTATTAAGGTCCTCACAGATGTAAATCCTGCCTAAAAGACTAATGTAGGGTTATCAtaactcaaaaaaaaagtctaGTTTTCTAAGTAAAttaaatattcaaaatctttgatttta includes these proteins:
- the VMS1 gene encoding Vms1p (Component of a Cdc48p-complex involved in protein quality control~similar to YDR049W) produces the protein MSSQKANKMTRALKKNDLYIFDLSEQLLNSLNLMSFDSTLREIEVDNSSHNDGIKKTEDVQVSRKKSTSNSMRCSVCQMDFHTRDEQKAHYQTDYHLMNVKRNLRGLGILSVEEFDELISKQRDIKSEDENSDSEQISSDHEESEEASDRDPDLPVNSYMESIIENDLQRLGIQEDESNFVSHINTQSPYIYFKSKFLQKDEVLGIYKSVVSKRFLSKPHEALTFWNSQENPMMAISALFMVGGGHFAGAIVSHQRLNIKGNAHKKDETLFEQAVNFLEHKTFHRYTTRRKQGGSQSAMDNAKGKANSAGSALRRYNESALKTDIQGVLRDWEPYLSKCDNIFIRARNVSDRKIFTDNTILNKDDERIKSFPFTTSRPTVLELKRAWCELSYLKILPRPEPVAIKETVQKLELSNKKEGLEEKQELSPEEIQTEELISLVKKGRAPLLISFIKKNKLDGNFRLKPDSKYSVTPTMLHYASQQGMRQMVLILLSNIKCDPTIKNRLGRTAWDLTRNDDVKHAFQIARHNLGESFTDWDESHIGQPLNREQVDEINEKKKATENERTEKLIKMELEAAKERQRSIKDAERGPGKKLTNIPSVQQQNLNSLTDEQRRRLMREQRARAAEKRMNKSTEK
- the TPI1 gene encoding triose-phosphate isomerase TPI1 (Triose phosphate isomerase, abundant glycolytic enzyme~similar to YDR050C), which gives rise to MARTFFVGGNFKLNGSKQSIKEIVERLNTASIPENVEVVICPPATYLDYSVSLVKKPQVTVGAQNAYLKASGAFTGENSVDQIKDVGAKWVILGHSERRSYFHEDDKFVADKTKFALGQGVGVILCIGETLEEKKAGKTLDVVERQLNAVLEEVKDWTNVVVAYEPVWAIGSGLAATPEDAQDIHASIRKFLASKLGDKAASELRILYGGSANGSNAVTFKDKADVDGFLVGGASLKPEFVDIINSRN